In the Ranitomeya imitator isolate aRanImi1 chromosome 2, aRanImi1.pri, whole genome shotgun sequence genome, AAGAATGAGGGGGTGACCTCCTACTGTGACTATCTGCCAGGAAGAGATGAGTGACGAATAAACACCCTTACTGTCGCTGACTTCTAGGGACAGCTGAGAGAGACAGCGGGACAACGGAGTGACCAGATGACAGGTCAATGATCCCTTAATGCCCTAATGGCCAATAATGGTTGATGGCAGAAACAGTACTCTGGAGTATAAACCATTGAGAAAGAAAATCAGGAGCGGGATTATGGCTGGTGGTGTTGGAGTTTCCTTTTTGGCTGGAGGAACATTGCATCTGTCCTATATCACACTGGCATAAAAAAGTATCAAGATTTAATAGTATTTTCATTACCATCATAAACAGAATATCAAATGCAACCCAAAGGATGTCCTATATACGACGGTCTACCCAACCATGGACCGCTTCCTGCCTCTCAGTCTGACTTCGTCCAGTTTTTTAATGACGGGGCTGGATTTCTTGGAGGCGGCTGTGTAGCTTTGGAGCAGAGCTCTGAACACGTCCTCTGTCTGGGGGTGAGTGCTGAGGAAAGCCTTTTCCAAAACATAAAGGTCGACACCTTTATCTTCTGGGAGAGCAGAGATGAAGCTCAGGCCGAAATCGATCAGCACCAGGTTCAGGTCCGGATGTGAAGGCCGTAGGAGCATGTTCGAGGTGGTCAGGTCCCCATGGACGACATCCTCATCATGCATCCAGGCCAATATCTGACCAATCCTTTCTGCAAGGCTGTACAGGCTGCTGCCATGTTCTTGCGCTGTCATTATGAAGTCCCGAACAGTGACTGATCCTTCTATATCCTCCAGGTAGATGCAGTTAGAGACATAATCAACAAAATAAACCACAGGAGTGGCAATACCTGCCTTCCTGCACCTGAAGATTGAGCGCACCTCCTGGGCGGTCCGCCGGTGTGTCAGCTTCTCGTCCAGGGGAAACGCTCCTTCACTACAGCCGCTTTCCCCAGGAAACTTCCCCGGTACACCCGAGCCTCAGCCCCCTGCTTCATGAGCTGCAGCCCCCCAGGTACCGCCGAGTCCGCTCCCTGCTTATGCTGTCCACGCTGTTCTCCACAGCATTCATGGTAAAGGGTAAACCCAAGCATCCTGTAGTGAAAGCATGAACAGGTTGTCTAACAGGGTAGATCAGAGGCAGAGGTACCAAGTTACCAGCCATAGTGGGGACAGCCAGCATACCAGGTATGGTATGGTGCTCCATCTGTGTCATTGACGAGAAGGCAATTGATCTTTGCTGAATTGGGGGAGACTCGGGGTTTTGGTTTCCCTTCCGAGAGATTGTGTACTGGTTAGGGTCTTTACCATCCTTACGCAGCATGTCCGGCAAGGTCTGTCTTTGAGCATTTATAAACCAGTTGGAAATCTACATGTACAGCACTGCTAAGACTTTGCATGGTATTGCAGAGCAGCCCCATGTAAGGCAATAAGGCCACGCTGCAATACCACAAAGTCAAGAGAGGCACTATTTAAGGGGgcaaatcatttttctttcaatctttttttttttttttttttgcaacaagtaCAAAAACATTGACTGGTTCCAGAAAACCAATTTTGTTACCCCTATCACCGCTATTGTGTCATTATTATACAACTATCCTAAAATACTGGCTTCAAAGGAGAACCACTATGTACTCATATATAAGAAATCATTGGGGGTCGTACCTGCAGCACTGTGAGACGAGTCTGTAGAGATAACATATCTTTCTCCGTGTCTGAGGGATAAGCATTGTGTCTGTGCTCATACAACCAGTCGTGTAGGACTTTCACAGCCTCTTTCGGCAGATTGCCTCTGCGCTTCCTCTTTGACCCGGGAACTTCCAGCTCCACGCTGTCATGCTCACTGTCAGTCAGGATACATTCCTTTATGTTGGCCATAATTGGTCCTGTGGTGAGAAACATTGGGTCAAACAATGGTAGAGATATACACAGCATGAAAAATGTATGTTCTACATAGTGTAGAAATGGCCGTCATGAACAATCTACCAGGACTGAAAGGCATCACTGCACTACAGGAGTctggtttcttcctgaaaatggccAGAGAGTGGTGAGGGGCTTCATTTACACATGAGGGTCATCCTACTTAGCATTGTCTAGACTTCCTTCAATCAGACATCACATACCTAAAGGATACACCATAAATATTTGATAGATATGGGTCTTAAAAGGCAATATCATGTGCATAAGCCATAAAACATAGAAAGAATAAAATAGTGAAAAATAGAAGTATGTAAACTACTAATCTCATGGGACTCCTATAAGTAAACAGACAATCATTGGTCGACTGTCACCGTATAAAGGCTGGCCATGCAAAAATATTGAAAACCATTGGCTCTGACAGCTATCTTCCTTACGCCCTACACAGCAACTCAGCTGAGCATTCCTGTATTCCCCATGGGGAGGgtagatttaaggtaccttcacactgaacgatatcgctagcgatccgtgacgttgcagcgtcccggatagcgatatcattgagtttggcacgcagcagcgatcaggatcctgctgtgacatcattggtcggagcagaaaggccacaactttatttcgtcgctggctctcccgcagacattgctgaatcggcgtgtgtgatgccgattcagcgatgtcttcactggtaaccagggtaaacatcgggttactaagcgcagggccgtgcttagtaacccgatgtttaccctggttaccagtgtaaatgtaaaaaaaaaaaaacactacatacttacattccggtatctgtggcgtcctccggcgttctgctgtcctgcactg is a window encoding:
- the LOC138667649 gene encoding homeobox protein AKR-like, with protein sequence MANIKECILTDSEHDSVELEVPGSKRKRRGNLPKEAVKVLHDWLYEHRHNAYPSDTEKDMLSLQTRLTVLQSWPYTRRLSDERGFGQSSVQQPSKPTVQQKRLLGPALFCSLRERH